The segment AACGCGGGCTGCGCTGCTGACGGGGCGCAATCATCACTCGGTCGCGTCGGGAACGATCGGCGAATCGGGAACCGGTTTTCCAGGCTACACCGGCGTGATTCCCTCTTCGGCCGGAACGGTCGCCGAGATCCTCCGCGAATATGGCTACTGCAACGCATGGTTTGGTAAGAACCACAATGTGCCTGACTGGGAAACGAGCCTGGTTGGTCCGTTTGATCGTTGGGCCGACGGCTTAGGCTTCGACTACTTCTATGGCTTTGTCGGCGGCGACACCGATCAATTCAGTCCGGCGCTGGTCGAGAACAAGAAACGGATGGAGGCGCCCGAAACGAATGAAGACGGCAGTCCCTATCACTTTACGACCGACATCACCGATCATGCGATTCGAACGATTCGCGCCGCCAAGGCGGTTGCGCCGCAGCGGCCGTTCTTCGTCTACTTCGCCACCGGAGCGACGCACGCTCCGCATCAAGTTCCGCAAGAGTGGGTCGAGAAGTTTAAAGGAAAGTTCGACGGCGGTTGGGACAAGTATCGCGAAGAGACCTTCGCTCGCCAGAAGGAAATGGGAATCATTCCGCAGAACGCCAAGTTGACCGCCCGGCCTGACTCGTTGCCGGCGTGGGATTCCGTGCCGGAAGATCAGCGGAAGGTTTACGCTCGCATGATGGAAGTCTTCGCGGCGTTCACCGCGCATACCGACCATGAAGTCGGTCGCTTGATCGACGCCGTCGACGAAATCGGGGAACTCGACAACACCATCATTATCTACATGGCCGGCGACAACGGCTCGAGCGCGGAAGGGGGCTTGGAAGGTCTGGTCAACGAGATGACCTTCTTCAATGCGATTCCCGAACCGCTTGAGATGAAGCTCGAAGCGATGGACACGCTGGGCGGCCCGCTGCACTACAACCACTTTCCGGCCGCCTGGGCGCATGCGATGGATACGCCCTATCAATGGACCAAGCAGATCGCCAGCCACTTTGGCGGAACGCGAAACGGCTTGGCGATCTCATGGCCGAATGGAATCAAAGCCCGCGGTGAGATCCGTGATCAGTTCCATCACGTGATCGACATCACGCCGACGTTGCTGGAGATCACTGGGATTACGGCGCCGGTCGAGATCGACGGGATCGCGCAGAAGCCGATCGAAGGGGTCAGCATGGCGTATACCTTTGACGACGCCGATGCCGAGGATCGTCGCACCACCCAATACTTCGAGATGCTCGGCAACCAGGGGATCTATCACGAAGGTTGGATGGCGAGCGCGATTCGCGGCGTGCCATGGCTCAGCGAAAACGCTCCGGGCGATTTGTTGGACATGCCGTGGGAGTTGTACAACGTCGAAGAGGACTTCACTCAGGCGAACGACCTGGCGAAGCAAAAGCCGGAAAAGGTCCGCGAGCTGGTCAAGCTCTTCTTCGCCGAGGCGGCCAAGTACAACGTGCTGCCGCTCGACGATCGGAAGACGGAGCGTTTGAACGTCGAGAACCGTCCCAGCTTGACCGAGGGCCGGACCAAGTTCGTTTACCCGAACTTGCTTCGCTTGCCGGAAGGGGCGTCTCCTGACCTCAAGCATAAGAGTCACACCGTGACCGCTGACGTCGAGATTCCGGATCAAGGGGCGGAAGGGATGATCTTCACCCAGGGGGGGCGTTTCGGCGGCTACGGCCTGTTCGTGAAAGACGGCAAGCTCGTCTATCACTACAACCTGGTTGGGGTCGACCGTTACACGGTGGAATCAACCACCCGAATTCCCCCCGGCAAAACGACGCTGAAGATGGTCTACAAGACCGACGCCGACGAGCCGTTCGCCGGCGCCGACGTTACGCTTTACGCCGGGGATCAGTTGATCGGTAAGGGGCGCGTCGAAAAGAGCATCCCGAACCGCGTCACCCTGGACGAGACGTTCGACTTTGGTTTCGATACCGGAACGCCGGTGATGGAAGGGTATGACATGCCGTTCGATTTCACTGGAAAACTGAACGCCGTGACGATCGAGTTGAAATAATCGCTATCACCACGGACGACTCCTAAATAAACGCCGTCGCTTCTCAGAGCAACTTGAGAAGCGACGGCTTCTTTTTTGCCGGTCATGGCCAGAAACAGGTTTCTTTTCCTCCAGTGCTTGGGAGCGCCCGGCCATTCTGGGCCTGTATTCTCGGGGTTCGTCGTCGCGCCGAAACCCGCCAAGCGGCGCGCAGCGAAGAATCGCGCCGAACGTTTCCGTCCGCCTTTTCGTCACGTTGGCCTTACTGCTGCGGCTTTCCGTGCCGACCCATTGCAGGTCGACCGCGATAGTGAGGAAAGAAGAGGCCTAACCTCGGCAAGCGACCTGGCGGATGTCTGTCGACGAAGCCTGGCATTCGCATTGGCCGCCTGGCTAGAAGTCGCTTCGTCGGTAACCCGCGATTCCAGGCAAAAGCTATAAAACTCGGATTTAGGGATGTGACGGCGCCTTAAGAATTAAAACTCCTTAAGGAAAGGCTGGAGTGGCTTTGCTCCACGGTATGGTTAGTCGAAGAATGGATAAACCCCACCTGGTCCTTCTGCGGCCTTACCCCGATAAGCCGATCCATCCGCGTCCAATTCTTTACCGCGAGGTACGTACGAACGCTATGAGAATCCTAGAGACTGCTGCCATTGTCCTGGCGCTGGTTTCCCTTGCCTTTGCCGGCTGCGTCTCGCAGGCCGAATCGCACGAAGAACTACACGGCGAATCCCACGGCGAAACCGAAGCTCATGCCGACGCGCATGGCGGAGCCCACGAAGAAGCTCACGGCGAGTCGGGACATCACGCACACAAGATTATCGTTACCAGCCCGGTGATTCAGGATGTGATCAGCACGCAGCAATACGTCTGCCAGATCCACTCCTGCAAGCACATCGAGGTCAAGGCTCTCGAAGGGGGGTACCTGGAAGATATCCGGGTCAACGAGGGGCAAGAGGTGACGAAGGGGGATCTGATGTTCAAGATTCTCCCGACCATCTATCAAGCCAAGCTTGATTCGGAATCGGCGGAGATGCAGCGGATCGAGATTGAACTGTTCAACGCGGAAGCCCTGAATAAGAAAGGGATCGTTTCCCCGCAGGAAATCATGCTGAAGAAGGCGGAACTCGCCAAGGCGAAAGCCAACATGGAACTGGCCAAGGCTGAGTTGAATTTTACCGACGTCAAAGCGCCGTTCGACGGCATCGTCGATCGTCAGCTTTGCCAGCTAGGAAGCTTGATTGAAGAAGGGGACATTCTCACGACCTTGTCCGACAACAGTCTGATGTGGGTCTACTTCAACGTGCCGGAAGCTCGTTACCTGGAATACAAGGAAGAGTTGGACAAGAACGAAGGCAGCCAGGAAGAGCACCTGACGATCGAGCTGAAGTTGGCCAATGGCAAAATCTTCCCGCAACATGGCAAGATCGGCGCCATCGAAGCCGACTTCAACAACACGACCGGCAACATCGAGTTTCGCGCCGACTTTCCCAATCCGAACAGCCTGCTGCGTAATGGTCAGACCGGTACGATCCTGATTCATCGCCTGATGAAAGACGTGTTCGTCATCCCGCAGCGAGCGACGTACGAGATTCTCGACAAGCGCTACGCGTACGTCGTCGACAAGGACAATGTCGTCCACCAGCGCGACATCGTGGTCGACAGCGAGCAGGAGGACATCTTCGTGCTGAAGAGCGGACTGGCCGAAGGAGAGAAAATCATCTTCGAGGGCATTCGCCAGGTTCGCGACGGCGACAAGATTGAGTACGAATACCGCGCTCCCGAAGAAATCTTGAACCATCAGAAATTTCCAGCCGAGTAAGGGGCGCGAATCATGTTTTCGAAATTCCTTCATCGGCCCGCTTTGGCCATCGTGATTTCGCTGCTCATCCTGTTCATGGGTGGGCTGTCGATCGTCTCGTTGCCGATCTCGCAGTTTCCCGACGTGGCGCCGCCGAGCGTCGTCGTTTCGCTGTCGTTTCCCGGCTCCAGCGCCAAGATTCTGGTCGACTCGACCCTCGTGATTCTGGAACGGGCCATCAACGGCGTGCCGGACATGCGTTACATGACTTCGGCGGCCACCAGCGCCGGCGAAGCGACGATCATGATCACCTTCGAGCCGGGCACTGACCCGAACGTGGCGGTCTTGAACGTCAATAACCGCATTCAGATGGTGAAGAACCAGCTTCCTCCCATCGTCGAGCGCGAAGGCATCATCGTTATGCAAAACATGACGAGTATGCTCATGTACGTGAACGTCTTTAGCACTGACCCCAACGTCGATCAGAACTTTCTCTACAACTACGTCAGTGCGAACCTCCTTCCCGAATTGCAGCGTACCCGCGGCGTCGGCCGCGCTCAGATTCTCGGCAACCGAGCGTATGCGATGCGCGTCGAGCTCGATCTCGATCGGATGCGGGCCTACAACATCTCTTCCGCC is part of the Blastopirellula sediminis genome and harbors:
- a CDS encoding arylsulfatase, giving the protein MRYRTLLPLLILLLIGSIGFGQEMLPQPEAPFKGKIGLTYKDSVAVKPELKIPNNLGLKNPPNILLVLIDDCGYGQMGTFGGGIPTPNMDRVANNGLRYTRFHTTALCSPTRAALLTGRNHHSVASGTIGESGTGFPGYTGVIPSSAGTVAEILREYGYCNAWFGKNHNVPDWETSLVGPFDRWADGLGFDYFYGFVGGDTDQFSPALVENKKRMEAPETNEDGSPYHFTTDITDHAIRTIRAAKAVAPQRPFFVYFATGATHAPHQVPQEWVEKFKGKFDGGWDKYREETFARQKEMGIIPQNAKLTARPDSLPAWDSVPEDQRKVYARMMEVFAAFTAHTDHEVGRLIDAVDEIGELDNTIIIYMAGDNGSSAEGGLEGLVNEMTFFNAIPEPLEMKLEAMDTLGGPLHYNHFPAAWAHAMDTPYQWTKQIASHFGGTRNGLAISWPNGIKARGEIRDQFHHVIDITPTLLEITGITAPVEIDGIAQKPIEGVSMAYTFDDADAEDRRTTQYFEMLGNQGIYHEGWMASAIRGVPWLSENAPGDLLDMPWELYNVEEDFTQANDLAKQKPEKVRELVKLFFAEAAKYNVLPLDDRKTERLNVENRPSLTEGRTKFVYPNLLRLPEGASPDLKHKSHTVTADVEIPDQGAEGMIFTQGGRFGGYGLFVKDGKLVYHYNLVGVDRYTVESTTRIPPGKTTLKMVYKTDADEPFAGADVTLYAGDQLIGKGRVEKSIPNRVTLDETFDFGFDTGTPVMEGYDMPFDFTGKLNAVTIELK
- a CDS encoding efflux RND transporter periplasmic adaptor subunit; its protein translation is MRILETAAIVLALVSLAFAGCVSQAESHEELHGESHGETEAHADAHGGAHEEAHGESGHHAHKIIVTSPVIQDVISTQQYVCQIHSCKHIEVKALEGGYLEDIRVNEGQEVTKGDLMFKILPTIYQAKLDSESAEMQRIEIELFNAEALNKKGIVSPQEIMLKKAELAKAKANMELAKAELNFTDVKAPFDGIVDRQLCQLGSLIEEGDILTTLSDNSLMWVYFNVPEARYLEYKEELDKNEGSQEEHLTIELKLANGKIFPQHGKIGAIEADFNNTTGNIEFRADFPNPNSLLRNGQTGTILIHRLMKDVFVIPQRATYEILDKRYAYVVDKDNVVHQRDIVVDSEQEDIFVLKSGLAEGEKIIFEGIRQVRDGDKIEYEYRAPEEILNHQKFPAE